The following is a genomic window from Tripterygium wilfordii isolate XIE 37 chromosome 19, ASM1340144v1, whole genome shotgun sequence.
AGAGAATTTGGGAATGGGAGGTTTGAGAAAGCTCAATGACTGAGAAATAAGTATGTAAAGTTGGTGCGCATATGAGAAGTGGTGAACAAAAAGATATATAAATGAATGTAAACTCAATCACAAGAGTGAAGCTCCCGTTCCCCAAAAGTTTTGTCCATTAAGATTTAAGATATGAAAGTAAACCTAATAATCCAAAACTTGGGCTAAACAATATGACTCTTTCTTGATTGAGTTTGATTCAAACTTACTTTAAGGTTGGCTCTTTCTTGATCTTCAAtgaaatttaaacaaaaaaggaGCTTGATTTACAATTTTTTATTCATTATCAAATTAATTTCAAGAGATTCAAATCAAGACCCAATTATGATACTATATTTATCTATAAAAAGCCAATTTATGAGATAAGCTTCTGAATTACCAAAGttgagcataaaaaaaaaatatgttaaaatattttatcaaataaataaatattttaaaatattatcacatataatagagaagaaaagtgaaagaaaaagggaaaaaaattcataaatcaagaaaaatacCGGTcactatattttattttttctccaaATATAGCCGTTTTTTTTCAAACATGGGCCCAATTCCAAATCCAATTAGGATTAGGTATTTACACGGCCCACTTTTTGAATCACACCCAACGGCACAGTCGAGAACCGCCTACACGGCTTTCTAGGCTCTAGCCTCTAGCCTCTAGGGTTTCTGAATCGTAGCATCACACTCATTGAGTGGGAAACACACAACGATTTCCCTGAAAAACCGTCACAGAACCTTACACAGGGTTACATGAACAATCCTTTACTAAGCTGAAATCGTAGCTCAATCAGTCCATCTTTCGATTCTTCAGATACATGTCGGAGGAGAATGTATTCCTTACGCCTCATGTGCCCCGACGAAAAATCACGGAGCAGGAAAGGGCTCGCACATCGGAGAATTTCAGAGCTGCCAAGGCTCTTCTTGCTCGCAAACGGCCTCGCGAGATTGTGAATTTTTCTGATCATTCTCATCACAAGTGCGTTCTATCTTATCGTTGCGTGTCTTCGTTTTCTCTTTTTATTCATATGTCAGTTTTGTAAATCGTCTGTTGCACGTTTGGTTGATGAGCAACACTGAGAAAGCCAAAATCTACATACCTCTCTATGTAAATATACACGTTAATAACTGATAATCTTGTTTGgcgtttttttcttttcaactaCAGTGAGTGTTGTCTTCTCTTTGGAAACTTTTTTCAATTAGGCCAACTGGATTTTTTTTCCCGTAAGCTCTCTATTAGTTACAATTTCCTGGAACCTTTCGTTTAGAATTGAATTCCGTACAAGAATCTTGTTTCAAATTCAATGTTATGTTCCTTGTCAGTTGTACTAAAATTTGATGGCCCTGCTGTAACTTGTCTGTATATTTGGCAAACTGGACCTATTATTTCCTTTACTTCTTTTTCGCTTTTATTGATATTAAAGGAATGTGCAACAAACTTACAAGTTTTCTTTGTGCTGCAATTTCTTGGAATCTTTTTTGGGCGTCCTTACTTTCCAGCTATTATTGTGTTCATAAATTGAGGTTAGATATTTGggcatctcattcatctcagcGACTAAACAGAAGGCTGGCCAAAGAACCCATTAAAATGTCTGGCCAATATGAGCATCGCAAAAATTTATTGTGAGACATTGATACTGTGTAGTCTATTTATTTGTGAGATGCTATGATTCTTGACATGCCCTGTAATgtgtttcatttcatttcagaaGCAGGGATGCAATTGGAAATGAAATTCCATCTCAGACTACTAACATCAATAGAGTTCCTCTCCAGGAGTTACCGACAAACACTCCACCTCATTTTAGTGTTAACATGCCAAGTTTACATGATTGTCAACTTGGCAGCCTTTCAAGTTCTGTGGGTGTATCAGCCTGCAAACATGACTCAAGTAGTGAGATTTTGAATTTTAGGACAATGAGTATCCCTAATGAGAATAAGTATTTATTGGATTATTCTATTATTCCAATGAAACAACCTGAATGCTCTAGTTCAGGTAACTCCTTGGTGCCAAGCCTTCTAGTTCtagatgatgattttgatgaatCTATTTTAAAAGAAATAGATGCTGTATGTGAGCAAAAGTCTGCGGGAAAAGCAAGTAGACAGGATCCAAATAATGGTTGTCACGTGGAAATCCAGCTTAATGATAATGGTGGAAGTGAGTCTGGAGCTAGTTTGAATTCTGTAAGTGCTACCGAGAACTTAAGAATGCTTGGCATATTTTGCTCCAAGGATGATCCAGATTTTACAGCTAGGGAAAACGGCATTCCTTCTGCTACACAAAGTGAGAGTATGCCATATGAGTATTTAGGATACTTGCAATCTTTAAACGAGAAGCAGCGTGATGCAGCTTGCAGTGACATTTCAACTCCTTTAATAATTGTTGCTGGCCCGGGAAGTGGcaaggtctctctctctctctctatctccagGCCTTGAATTGTTGCTAGCGAATAGTGTAAGCTGAAGTTTCTTTCTTTGATGCTAGACCTCCACAATGGTTGGGCGAGTTCTGATGCTGCTTAGCGAGGTAATGCTTAGTTTCTCAAGTGACATATCAGTCTGTTATGCAGTTTTTGATGTGATTTTTCTACTGTTGCATGTTTTTCGTATATTTTCAATTTGGAAAAGACCCCAGCTGCTTGAGATATTACTTCACAAATTTGATATCTCTGTCGTTACTTTCAAACTGCTTGGTCAGGGTGTTAGTCCAACAAATATTCTGGCCATGACTTTCACTACAGCTGCAGCTTCTGAGATGAGAGATCGCATTGGAGTAGTCACTGGGAAGGCTACAGCTAAAGAACTTACGATCAGCACATTCCATTCATTTTCCTTGCAACTTTGTCGTTCACATGCAGAGAAGTATTCCCATATCGAGATTCATGGATATTTTCATACTTGAAATGGATGATATACTTGTTCTGACTTCTGAGTTCCATTCCCTTATAAAATAAGAGAAAACCAATCTTTCTTCTGTTAGGATTTAGGAAACTTTGTATTTACCCTTATTATTGCTATATGTGTAGAAACCTCTTAGTTATCTATGTTAAATGCTTAGTTGAATTCTTGGGTTGTAACGTTGGTCATGGGTCCAATTAACGAAATTTGCATTGATCTTTTACATCACAAAACTAACACGTGGTCCCATATTGTAGGTTAGAACGCACACCAGAATTCTTAATATATGGACATGGGCAACAAAGACGTGCAATTATTGAGGCTATCAGATTACTAGGGAATGAAAAGAGTATTAAGCAATGCCATGATGCCTGCAATCTCGGAGATTTTAATGGCATAGCAGCTCCTCAAAATTTAAAGATTAAGTCAAAGAAATGGCAAAATTTTGTGGCCAAGGTTAGCTATCTAAATATGATAAGATGTTCTTAGAAATGATTgtctttcattctctttgatATTATTTCAATCAATGTATTGTTTGAGAAATCCAGTGTAGTTCAAGGCCCAATTTATCCTCGACTCTCCTAAAGCTTGCTGAgtaatgattttgttttttatttatgaataatattgattttattattactttttttgttttagttattgtcttatttttcttttgttgatttatGAGACCCTTAAATTTATATGAGACTAGGATTTTGGGGCGATTTCTTGCTTCCTTGTTTACGATGGAACATAGAATCTAAGTGATTTCGCTTACCTTTACAATTGTGAGCTATTCTTTGTTTACGATGAAGCTGCTGCTGGTTTTTTGTTTCCGTTACTGGTTGTTTGAATATCATCTTTGGCATCTTTCATTTGTCACTCCATTTCAGTCTAAAGCATCCGGAAAGACTCCTTCAAAATGTCGTGAAATGGGCGATGAGATGGGAGTAAGCCCAGATTGCTTTTTCATATATCTTTTTCATACCTTAGTTTATGCCCAGATTCTTAGATCAAACTCTGAACCAGGCAGCAATTCTCGAGAACTACAACAACATATTAAGAACTTGTAATGCTTTGGACTACCATGACCTAATTAGCTGTTCTGTAAAGCTGCTCACTGATTTTCCAGATGGTAAGTGTCATTCTAACTTTCTAAGTACTACACCCTGTTTGCACTTCATTGTCATTCATGCTATAATTATTCTTGATTTGCGTGCAGTTTTTAAAGAGTGCCAGGATTCATGGAGAGCCATTGTTATCGATGAATTTCAGGATACAAGTGCTATGCAGTTCACTCTTCTGAGAATTCTTGCATCTCATAACTGCATAACTGTTGTTGGGGATGATGATCAGGTGCCCACTTATCTTTCGAGAAATTCAAATCGACAAAATTGGAGCTCTCTCTCTTTTGCGTCGTCTTTTTGGTgcttttagacttttaagtcaTTTTGATTATATTTATAGTCATTCCTTTCCTGATGCCCACTTCCTATATCTTTATGCAGTCCATTTTCAGCTTCAATGGAGCTGATATTTCTGGATTTGATTCGTTTCGTACCAATTTTCCAAATTACAAAGAGGTTTGGTCTGCTCTGGGGCAGTTAGCTGTTTTGTCTTTTGTTTCTTATCGTAAtgcttatttatattttttttgcttaaaaaCCTGTTTGATTCAGATCAGACTTGATAAAAACTATCGCTCGACATGCTATATTGTTGAGGCTGCATCTTCTCTCATACAAAATAACATGAAGCGCTTTCAGTTTAAGAATGTTCTAACTGATATTTCTTCTGGATCTAAGGTACCTAACTATTGGCTTGTGCTAAATTttgtaaataaataattttcgtCTGCTTTAACTTTCATCCTGGACTTAACTCTGGATTTTTTGGTCCATGATGCAGATAACTATCAAGGAATGTTACAGTGAAAATGCACAGTGTGCATTTGTTGTGGACAAGATTTTGGAAATTGCATCTAATGGTTCATCTGCTCAGTTATCTTGTGGAAATATTGCAGTACTCTACCGGAGGCAGGTCAAATTTACTTTCCTTGTTATCAGCGCATGTAGAACAAATCACTAAAATTGGCTGAATCGATTTCTCTTACTTTAAACCTACAGGTATCGGGGAAAGCGCTTCAATTAGCATTTCGTGAGAGGAAAATACCATTTAACATTCATGGTGTGGCATTCTATAGGAAAAAGGTTATATTCTTttatattgctttaatgtttatTATCTCGGACCTTTAAGTGAGTTGGTTGTATGTATTTTTCGTATGAAATTTTCTCACTGTAACAATTAGCTCAAGCACAATGGATGCTTTGTAAACTAAAATGATGTCTTTACCGAATAAAAAAATAGTTGTCTTTTTGTCTTAATTCTCATGTCATTAATCAAGTAATTGctgattttgattggttttctgATTTCTTTGGATGATATACTGAGGTTTCTATTTAGTTATTCTCTTATAAAGACTCAATTATAAATATAGATGTCGAGTGTTTTCtttgttctaacttctaagtgcCCTTCTGAATGACCTACAGAAAATATGTAGCTCAAGCATAATGGATGAATTGTTAACTAAAATGATGTCTgtaccaaataaaaaaatagttgCCTTTTCGTCTTAATTCTCATGTCATTAATCAAGTAATTGctgattttgattggttttctgATTTCTTTGGATGATATACTGAGGTTTCTATTTAGTCATTCTCTTATAAAgactaaattataaatatagaTGTTGAGTGTTTTCTTTGTTCTAAGTGCCCTTCTGAATGACCTACAGAAAATATGTCCTGTAATGCTATGTTTTAAGTTGAGAGCACCATATGGTCCATATCATTCCTTCATGCCATAGTCACATACAAAGTTGGCCCTTGACATATGCATAATCCCCAAAGAGAAACAATATTTATAAGATAATATGACATTGTCTGATATTCCTTCTTGGCGCCCTCCCTCAACCTAATGTAAAATTCCATATGATGCCTTGCTTTTATTACAAGGGTGAACATTAATTTATAACCTTTGCTAGGTGATTGTCAAACTTATTTGTTATATATGAACGCTATATGACTCACACTCACACATACTTATAGCACAAATTTGAGCCTTCTTCAATAGGCCATCAATTGATAGATGACATCCACTTTATAAAAGTAAAGCTCTTGGTATGCAATGACAGGTGTATCTGTTTTATGATCTATCCTATCTAATTGTAATgtatttgtgtgctacttgacCAAATGGTTAGGCTTTTGGATAGTTTTTCAACAAATATCTCAAGAAAACTAGCTAAGTTATTCGTTGTTGAATTAGAGCTTTCTTTGTAATAGGTTGTCAAAGCCATTATTGCAATGCTTAAAACAACATTACCTGGTTGTGATGATGGCCCATATCGTCAGGTTTTCAAGGCTTGGCTTCCCCTTgagaaagaggaaaagaagaggGTACAAGTCAATTTACTTTTTACCATATCTTCCATTTGTCAGaacttgcattcattttcagATTTACATAGCGGGTGGGGTTCTTATACTTAAGTCTATCTCTTTCTTTGCTTTTGCAGGTTGTTGAACATATTGACAAAATTGTGACTATTAGAAAATGCAGCTTTATATCTGCTGCCAGTGACATCTTTAGCGCAAAGATTTCCGGTACCTTCAAGAGGTTTTGTTTAACAAATTTCCCTCGAGATTTGCATGTGTAATAGAGGACTTCATATTGTCTGCCACCtgcttcaaaattttgatattcatattTAATAACTAATCACTAATGATGTCTGCTCTCTCCACTTTTCAAGCTTTCTTACTGCTAGCTGGTTTAACTGTGAAAATATTTTGCATGCATTCTCATTTATGATCTCTGTGAGACAGTATGGTCTAGCATGTCTTGGCAACATTAACATAATAATTTTGCAAACTATTGCAAGTAAAGCTTTGAGAtgtcttctctctcctcttttcaaGCTTTCTTAATGCGGTAATGCCATCTGATTTAACTTTGAAAATCTCTTGCATATATTCTCACTTATGATCTATGCGTGTCTGATGATAGGAGTCAACTTACCCAAGGGAGGAAGGTGTTGTCAACACTGGAGATGATATCAAAGCTTGTTCACCGGGTAAACATATAATCTACATTGCACACTAACTGAAAATGCAGTAAATCTGTATCTATGATCTTGATTGAAAAGTAgtgtaaatattttttcaacTTTATATAGTTCATGGAAAACAAGAATGAAGCATTTTCACGTGAAACTTATCTTATTTCGGTTTATAATTATCCGAGTATTGGAACCTTGTTCGTTTTCAAGTAACTTTAACCTCATAAATATTTGCTTCCATTTTTCAAGCTCTTTGGTTCAGTCATTGCAATAATGAAATACTTTTGTGGTGTTAACAGTTGACATGTGTGATCTTTTCTGCTATAGATGATCTCCTGTAATCTGTGCTCAAGCTAAATAGGTTTTTTTCATCAAATTTGACATGTGTATCTAACTACTTTGTGCTTACAGGAGCAGTCAATTTCATCCGTTATAACTTCAGTGGCATCTATGGTGCCTCAGGTTCGTCTTTGCAACTCTTGATCTTTACTTTGGAGACAATGAATACTTCGTATGTGGATGTTGCTGAACAAGCtaattctgttttctttttttcaaatatttgcaTGATGGCCAAAATTTGTTTCATTCGCCAAAGCAATAGGCTATATTTAAAATCATTCTCCATTTTGCATTGCCTTCTTTTCAGGcattgatttttttggttggaGCTTTTGTACTGATTGATTTGCATTCAATCCTCACACGTCTCACGAAAACTTTTGTGTCCTTGTCCTCACCACTGAATTTCCACAAATTTATTTACGTCAATGAAGGAAACACAGCTTCACCAATTGCAAACCCTAAAATTGATGTAAATATTATACTGATTCATCTGGATCTGCTGGTTGAATACATGTTGCAACTTAAAGGTAGTGTATAAATGAATTCTGAGATCCAGTATTATGGCTGGATCTCCGTCCCGGTATTATGTTTTAATGAAATGGAGAGGATACTGCATAATAATTATCTAACTAACGagcatttcaaaattttcttggtTATTTTGGCATTCTTTAATATGCCTGTATATATTCGTCTTATGCAATTTTCACTTATCCCATCTTCATCTATGAGTTTCTAAGGTTACCTTCACCATCTTTTgtctattaatatatatatatatgtatgtatgtatgtatgtatgtatacatgtgtataTAAACGTACTCTTATCAAAGTTGTTTTGTCGTTAGACTTTCTGGTGAGATGAATTAATTTGGAAAATGTTTATTTATCCGtctttatttttggttttataGACTTATATTGAGCTTATAATCATTTTATCTTGTGACTTTAAATCTTAGAAATACCTTCTTGAGCAACGGGCAGTTGTTGATGTGGATGACGGCAAATTGCTTAATGAAGACAATGACATCAGATCTGTAAGTTTTAGCAGTATTGTTACTGGAAAGAAAGTACATTTATTTTCAGATGGAAAAGTTCTTTAAATGTTTTTACTAGAAATATGTTTATCTCATTAGCTCTTCTTATCTCTCTCCATGTTTCTTCTCTTTTATATATTTCTGAGTGATTGATCTTCTTGGAAAAAGTGACCTATGAGCGGATATGCTGTCTCCATCTATTATTCAGATAGCACTGATATTTTGGTGGTTGTATCATGTCCACAGCCAAAATTAGTCACAATTTCAACACACTTTTCAGATTGTTCGTGGAGCCAACTAGCCTTGGTATTATTTGAGCATCGAAGCTTCCCTGTTATTTCTTTTCAAGTATTAGGTAAACAACTCCAATGCACAAGACTTCCGCTATGGGCGGGTCGGGGATAGGCGTAATGTACGCAAACCtttccccacataatatgtggcgaGGCTGTTTACAGGAGTTGAACAAGTTATTTCCTTTCAGTATCCTCTTTCACAATATAATGTTAACAGCTGTCTGCAATTAACGAACAAGACACATTCATCAGTGTCATTTCGGAGTGGAAAATTTTGGACCAGTGACATCACAACTTGAATTGTTTCATATACATGCAGTTTCGTCTGCATTCCCGTGCAGATTGTAGGCAGCAGTAGGGACAGGTTGTTTTTGGAACAACAAACCCTTTCCAAACTTGAACCTCTTACTGATGACTTTGTCTCAAACCTGCCCCTGACCTGCTATGTTAGGGTTGTCCAACTTGAAACTGGAAGAGTAGTTATTTCCAAATTAACATCCGATATGGACATAATAAATCAAAGATATCTAACTTCCCAGCTATTAGAAGAGGGTGACCAAGGCTCTGGGTTGGTGGGGCATTATTGAGGTTTGGAGTTTTTGTATTTATTCTTGCTCGTTTGGACTTCCacacttctttttcttcctgaaACAGGAAAATGTATGGGAGATAATTTTGAGAATTGGGTATTAATTCAATGATGTATTATTTTGTCTGaagtctttttgttttttttttctcatagtTTTTCATTTTCGCAAAAAATATATACTGAGCAATTTAGTGAAAGGATTATTTTTGATGTGAAGGTATACGACCCTTTTATCACAAATTCTCTCGTACTTCACCAGGTGTTACCATTCTAATCCTAGTCCTAAACTCCTTTAACATTTGACTGGTTTAAAAATCGGTTTAGGCTGAACAATTGTCATTGCTGATGTTAGTAAGGTTTCTTCATGTTATTGTTGTCTTAATGTTTCATCACGTACTGTCATTGGTTTATGTCAGAGATACTGTGGAACTTTGACTAAATGGTTAGTTTGTGGCTGTATTTGCCTCTTGCAGGCTCTCTCTTCGAGATGAGCTGTCTTAAGGGTTTGCGAAACCCTGTAATGTTGTGTTTTATGGAGTAATAGAGGAGACGAATTCTGGTTGTGTTCACAAAAAATTCCTCTCACTTTCTGTTATTCTCAGTGCATATCAGGTGCTTTTCTGTTGCCTTGACACTGACAGTAGGTAAAAGGAAGCCCATATTGCGACAGTCATCTCTAATTAGGAAATGTGCTACTttatgtggattttttttccatttagtCTCCTGTGACGATGTAAGATTTGGACAAGAAAATGTATACAGCATGTTCCCCACAGTAGCAGGGAGGCTGTAGCGTGTATCATACTATCATTATACTTACTCGTTTCTACTGTCTCTCTTTTGGTGCTTTACAAATGCAGCCAGTATACACTATTTTAGTTCCTTATGACATTTCATCATTTTTGTACTaggcaaaaaaaatctcattagTTTAGGTTCTGATGACTATGGTGGATATACCTATTCAAAAATACTaaagaaatataataataagatttagcttttaatttttaatgatttGGTCAAAACaaaagtccatttttattttttcaagtttcatttcATCCAAAACTATGCTTTATGAATGTGTGATTGTGATTGAACTTGGTCATACAACCATGCAGGTTCTTCAGTACCTAATGGATGATGTGTCCGACTTTTTATCAGCACAAGTTGCTAGAGAAGAGGATGCCAATGTGATAGAAGTGAAAGGGTGTCAGAATTTGCTTAGAGCTTTTATTGACCATTTAACTGAGCGGGAGAAAGAAAACTTCTGTTCCCGTAGGCATGATAATAAAAACTCTGTCACATTGACAACCATTCATCAGGTTTGTCCTTCTAAGTTATTGTGGCCTTTGTTCTTATTGCTGTTCCTGATTTATAATATGCTTTGCTCAAATTTCATCTTACTAATTTTACTGTGCAGTCAAAAGGCTTGGAATGGGATACTGTGTTCATAATAAAGGTACTTGCCTGCTTCTAGGATTTTGCTCTTGCTTGACCTGCAATATTTGATAATCGATTTTTATCATCCTTTCATTGTCGATGGTACaacgtggttttttttttccccaggaTTTGCTATTTTATCTCTAATTTCTTGGATCTTCCTCATCTCTTAGCCTTGGATTTCGTGACATATatcttttctttgatttataTTGTGTAATTGCCCTCaaatttctttctattttctgaAGTTCAACGAGACACCACTTCGTTTGTAAAAATGTGTTTGATCTCTACACACTCATTTCAATCAAAAAGAGCTTTGGTCCATGAGGACAACAGAGGTCAGGAGATTATGAATTTGGGTTATGATATAGTTAGAATCTTAAGTCGAATTTCTACACAGGATTGTCCTTTTCAAAAACTCTCCATGATTTTGGGCTCACTTTAATTTCTTAAGTCGCTATTAATGTCTGAGGAATGCTGGCTAGTTAATTTCCATTAAATAAGATATCAAATTTTCCTCTCGAAGGCAGAAGTAGTATAAAGTAGCAGGTATTTTATGCACTATGCAACATTGTGTAGATAAGCATCGTGGATGGTGCAATTTTTATCTTTACAAGAATTTGTTTTATTGCCAGCCCTCATGTTCTGTgttaatatttaaattgataaattgatgcCCCAGGTAAATGAATCCGAGATTCCATTGTTGCATGAGTTCAATGGCATTGCAAAGCAAAATGGGACCTTGATTGAGGTGAGTTTCTTGTTGCATATAGTTTTCTTTAATCTGTTTCTGTAGTATATGCATAGACTTGTGAACATGTAGTATATGTTCAACATTTTCTTCCtataataatttttcaaaaattttaggaGGAGCGCCGTCTGCTATATGTTGCAATGACTCGTGCTCGGAAAAAACTTTTCATTCTGTATGTTATGATGGATTCAAACTGGCAGGTATTATCATCtgcatgatatattttttgctaCTTTGTTGATAATGTTTCAGTTTTCAGTAACATGTGGTTATCTTCAGATGCTACAACCATCTCGATTTCTCAAAGAAATTCCTGACCATCTTCGAGAAGTTCAGGTGTGCTTAATGAATTATCATATTGTCTGTCTCATAGTATAATAAGCAATGCAAAGATTGTTTTGCCTCGGTATGGTTTGTTAGACATTTATAGATCCCTGTACATATCGAAAGGGGTAACGATTTTCTGGTTGTTTACGCTACTTGTACAGTCAATTTTCACTACTTCCACCATCTAAACTTCtatatttgattattttctttaaaatgcACTGACCGGCCCCATACACAGTCAAAGTTACATAGATGATTGGATGTTTAAACAAATTGCACTTGAAGGAAATTGAATTCGATAATTGGTTGTATAAACAAGCGTGCAAATCAACTAACACAATTATAGTTTTATTTATTCGAGGAAAAAACATAATTCTAATGTTAGAGATTAAAGTGAAAAGGGAAGTTGTCCATGAATTGTAAATGATTATCAATTGTAGTTTTACAGAGACAAAAATTAATACTTTTTGGTGTTTAAATGCTTTGTGTTTCTGTTTCTTTGGTGAGTGAATTGTTTGTAAGTATGAAAGTCAGACAATGTATTTTGTGTTCtaatgttcatatatatatgtatgatgtTTCATTTTTCATCAGTTTTGGAAGTTGATCCATTCTCTAAAGACTGTAGTGTTGATGCAGGCTGAACTATGCATACAGGACCTACAACCAAAACATCAAGACATTCCAAAACAAACTACAGAGCGTAACATTGATCTTCCAAAAGAAATCAACCCTTCTGAAGCAGCTGTGATGTCAAGTGGTTTAGTTGATGTTAAAATCCACGAGGATTCAAGAGAGTCTACAGAACCGGTAGATGGATGCAACAGAAATAGCTTCTTGAGGAGGTTTACCTCCATATTTCGATTCCTAGATTCTAATTATTATCATG
Proteins encoded in this region:
- the LOC119986001 gene encoding ATP-dependent DNA helicase SRS2-like protein At4g25120 isoform X4; the encoded protein is MSEENVFLTPHVPRRKITEQERARTSENFRAAKALLARKRPREIVNFSDHSHHKSRDAIGNEIPSQTTNINRVPLQELPTNTPPHFSVNMPSLHDCQLGSLSSSVGVSACKHDSSSEILNFRTMSIPNENKYLLDYSIIPMKQPECSSSGNSLVPSLLVLDDDFDESILKEIDAVCEQKSAGKASRQDPNNGCHVEIQLNDNGGSESGASLNSVSATENLRMLGIFCSKDDPDFTARENGIPSATQSESMPYEYLGYLQSLNEKQRDAACSDISTPLIIVAGPGSGKTSTMVGRVLMLLSEGVSPTNILAMTFTTAAASEMRDRIGVVTGKATAKELTISTFHSFSLQLCRSHAEKLERTPEFLIYGHGQQRRAIIEAIRLLGNEKSIKQCHDACNLGDFNGIAAPQNLKIKSKKWQNFVAKSKASGKTPSKCREMGDEMGAAILENYNNILRTCNALDYHDLISCSVKLLTDFPDVFKECQDSWRAIVIDEFQDTSAMQFTLLRILASHNCITVVGDDDQSIFSFNGADISGFDSFRTNFPNYKEIRLDKNYRSTCYIVEAASSLIQNNMKRFQFKNVLTDISSGSKITIKECYSENAQCAFVVDKILEIASNGSSAQLSCGNIAVLYRRQVSGKALQLAFRERKIPFNIHGVAFYRKKVFKAWLPLEKEEKKRVVEHIDKIVTIRKCSFISAASDIFSAKISGTFKRSQLTQGRKVLSTLEMISKLVHREQSISSVITSVASMVPQKYLLEQRAVVDVDDGKLLNEDNDIRSVLQYLMDDVSDFLSAQVAREEDANVIEVKGCQNLLRAFIDHLTEREKENFCSRRHDNKNSVTLTTIHQSKGLEWDTVFIIKVNESEIPLLHEFNGIAKQNGTLIEEERRLLYVAMTRARKKLFILYVMMDSNWQMLQPSRFLKEIPDHLREVQAELCIQDLQPKHQDIPKQTTERNIDLPKEINPSEAAVMSSGLVDVKIHEDSRESTEPVDGCNRNSFLRRFAVEDRAIISHLFHQWAKKKAFQNPKRLLDKVSFVIDERLRVKKNKHKDVLRSLRSSLSCEEAFQYAEYVLRWEQIPVDERAHLMREKQEHFQKLRIENSMGSSEPTSKQIAYLQNLGCTVVPTSRLHASHLIEQYKSLLNT
- the LOC119986001 gene encoding ATP-dependent DNA helicase SRS2-like protein At4g25120 isoform X2, producing MSEENVFLTPHVPRRKITEQERARTSENFRAAKALLARKRPREIVNFSDHSHHKSRDAIGNEIPSQTTNINRVPLQELPTNTPPHFSVNMPSLHDCQLGSLSSSVGVSACKHDSSSEILNFRTMSIPNENKYLLDYSIIPMKQPECSSSGNSLVPSLLVLDDDFDESILKEIDAVCEQKSAGKASRQDPNNGCHVEIQLNDNGGSESGASLNSVSATENLRMLGIFCSKDDPDFTARENGIPSATQSESMPYEYLGYLQSLNEKQRDAACSDISTPLIIVAGPGSGKTSTMVGRVLMLLSEGVSPTNILAMTFTTAAASEMRDRIGVVTGKATAKELTISTFHSFSLQLCRSHAEKLERTPEFLIYGHGQQRRAIIEAIRLLGNEKSIKQCHDACNLGDFNGIAAPQNLKIKSKKWQNFVAKSKASGKTPSKCREMGDEMGAAILENYNNILRTCNALDYHDLISCSVKLLTDFPDVFKECQDSWRAIVIDEFQDTSAMQFTLLRILASHNCITVVGDDDQSIFSFNGADISGFDSFRTNFPNYKEIRLDKNYRSTCYIVEAASSLIQNNMKRFQFKNVLTDISSGSKITIKECYSENAQCAFVVDKILEIASNGSSAQLSCGNIAVLYRRQVSGKALQLAFRERKIPFNIHGVAFYRKKVVKAIIAMLKTTLPGCDDGPYRQVFKAWLPLEKEEKKRVVEHIDKIVTIRKCSFISAASDIFSAKISGTFKRSQLTQGRKVLSTLEMISKLVHREQSISSVITSVASMVPQKYLLEQRAVVDVDDGKLLNEDNDIRSVLQYLMDDVSDFLSAQVAREEDANVIEVKGCQNLLRAFIDHLTEREKENFCSRRHDNKNSVTLTTIHQSKGLEWDTVFIIKVNESEIPLLHEFNGIAKQNGTLIEEERRLLYVAMTRARKKLFILYVMMDSNWQMLQPSRFLKEIPDHLREVQAELCIQDLQPKHQDIPKQTTERNIDLPKEINPSEAAVMSSGLVDVKIHEDSRESTEPVDGCNRNSFLRRFAVEDRAIISHLFHQWAKKKAFQNPKRLLDKVSFVIDERLRVKKNKHKDVLRSLRSSLSCEEAFQYAEYVLRWEQIPVDERAHLMREKQEHFQKLRIENSMGSSEPTSKQIAYLQNLGCTVVPTSRLHASHLIEQYKSL